The following proteins come from a genomic window of Mariniflexile sp. TRM1-10:
- a CDS encoding T9SS type A sorting domain-containing protein, translating into MRIIKILLILIPFFSLSQVQIGLDIDGVAAEDQFGSFKSVTLSANGDIVAIGAGLNDGNGTDSGHVRVFKNNNNIWTQIGQEISGEVAGDLFGGSISLSLDGTIVAISAILNDGNGTDSGHVRVFKNNNNIWTQIGQEISGKVAGDRFGSSISLSSDGTILAIGTTNNNDNNYSGQTRIFKNINNIWTQIGQDINGEAEFDESSWSISLSSDGNIVAISSQKNDGNGLDSGHVRVFKNNNGAWIQIGQDINGEAELDHSGVNISLSADGTILAIGADLNDDNGKSSGHVRIYKNQFDEWIQLGADINGEAAFDGSGISVSLSADGTIVAIGSFRNDDNGIDSGHVRIYKNQNDNWIQIGADIEGESAGDWFGTCVSLSSDGNTVAIGARFNDGINGQDSGHVRVYDLTTVLSTESFKLDYFSFYPNPVKDLLNINLNNDFELKQINIYNIQSQYLYSTKELKIDTKNLKDGMYFIEVETNKGKSAKKIVVQ; encoded by the coding sequence ATGAGAATAATAAAAATTTTACTTATCCTAATTCCTTTTTTTAGTTTATCTCAAGTGCAAATAGGCCTAGATATAGATGGAGTAGCAGCTGAAGACCAATTTGGGAGTTTTAAATCAGTTACTTTGTCTGCTAACGGGGATATTGTAGCTATTGGTGCAGGATTGAATGATGGAAATGGAACGGATTCAGGTCATGTACGTGTTTTTAAAAATAATAATAACATATGGACTCAAATAGGCCAAGAGATAAGTGGAGAAGTAGCTGGAGATTTATTTGGAGGTAGTATTTCTTTATCTTTAGATGGAACTATAGTAGCTATTAGTGCTATATTAAATGATGGAAATGGAACGGATTCAGGTCATGTACGTGTTTTTAAAAATAATAATAACATATGGACTCAAATAGGCCAAGAGATAAGTGGAAAAGTAGCTGGAGATAGATTTGGAAGTAGTATTTCTTTATCTTCAGATGGAACTATATTAGCTATTGGTACAACAAATAATAATGATAATAATTATTCAGGACAAACACGAATATTTAAAAATATTAATAACATTTGGACACAAATAGGTCAAGATATAAATGGAGAGGCGGAATTTGATGAGTCAAGTTGGAGTATTTCTTTATCTTCTGATGGTAATATAGTTGCTATTAGTTCTCAAAAGAATGATGGGAATGGTTTAGATTCTGGCCATGTTCGTGTTTTTAAAAATAATAATGGTGCTTGGATTCAAATAGGTCAAGATATAAATGGAGAGGCAGAATTAGATCACTCTGGTGTGAATATATCTTTATCAGCAGATGGTACTATTTTAGCTATTGGTGCAGATTTAAATGACGATAATGGTAAAAGTTCAGGTCATGTAAGAATATATAAAAATCAATTTGACGAGTGGATACAATTAGGTGCTGATATTAATGGTGAAGCTGCTTTTGATGGATCGGGTATAAGTGTTTCATTATCGGCTGATGGGACTATTGTAGCTATTGGTTCTTTTCGTAATGATGATAATGGAATTGATTCAGGTCATGTACGAATTTATAAAAATCAAAATGATAATTGGATACAAATAGGGGCTGATATTGAAGGAGAATCAGCAGGAGATTGGTTTGGAACTTGTGTATCTTTGTCATCTGATGGTAATACTGTTGCTATTGGTGCTCGATTTAACGATGGTATAAATGGACAAGATTCTGGTCATGTACGAGTTTATGATTTAACCACAGTTTTATCTACAGAAAGTTTTAAACTAGATTATTTTTCATTTTATCCAAATCCTGTAAAAGATTTATTAAATATTAATTTAAATAATGATTTTGAGTTAAAACAAATAAACATTTATAATATTCAAAGTCAATATTTATATTCAACTAAAGAATTAAAAATAGACACTAAAAATTTAAAAGATGGTATGTATTTTATAGAAGTAGAGACTAATAAAGGTAAGTCAGCTAAAAAAATAGTTGTACAATAA
- a CDS encoding T9SS type B sorting domain-containing protein, producing the protein MWVNKTYIFGFVLILFSFVGFSQNTTIPDPNFEQALIDLGYDSVPIDGFVPTTNISGITNLDVSVKNISDLTGIEAFTALTVLDCSNNRLSNLNISQNTNLTQLFCNSNQLASLNVSNLINLNIFWCANNRLKNLNVSQNTKLISLVCDTNQLTVLDVSKNIHLNIFVCENNQLTTIDITKNTKLSRLQCGNNLLSNLNVSQNISLDFLSCEQNQLTSLDTKTNTTLGTLNCSFNDLFELDFSKNANLTTLNCSNNELCQLNVKNGNNSNASVNFSGNSNLNCVVVDNPSTTSTNWMPLGFSNYVSSQNQCSNFVKVDTLNNVVTNTSYTLPVLNNGNYFTQSGGNGSPLFASDIITTSQTIYIYNESICTTNESLFSVLITTEDYYIPKYFTPNNDGAHDVWKVQDFNNTIKTITIFDRYGKLLKHLATNATWDGNFNGQPLTPNDYWYVITLNTGETIKGHFTLKR; encoded by the coding sequence ATGTGGGTAAATAAAACATATATATTTGGCTTTGTTTTAATACTATTTAGCTTTGTTGGTTTTTCACAAAACACAACCATTCCCGACCCAAATTTTGAACAGGCTTTAATTGATTTAGGCTACGATTCTGTACCCATAGATGGTTTTGTTCCAACCACTAATATTAGTGGCATAACCAATTTAGATGTTTCAGTAAAAAATATTTCAGATTTAACGGGTATTGAAGCTTTTACCGCCTTAACGGTTTTAGATTGTTCCAACAACAGACTTTCAAACCTAAATATTTCGCAAAACACCAATTTAACCCAGCTTTTTTGTAATAGTAACCAATTAGCAAGTTTAAATGTTAGTAATTTAATTAATTTGAATATTTTTTGGTGTGCCAACAATAGGTTAAAAAATTTAAATGTTAGTCAAAATACCAAGTTAATTTCATTGGTTTGCGATACCAATCAATTAACAGTTTTAGATGTTTCTAAAAATATACATTTGAATATTTTTGTTTGTGAAAACAATCAATTAACAACCATAGATATTACTAAAAACACCAAACTAAGCAGACTTCAATGTGGAAATAATTTACTTTCTAATTTAAATGTATCTCAAAATATAAGTCTTGATTTTTTGTCGTGTGAACAAAATCAGCTCACATCTTTAGATACAAAAACCAATACCACTTTAGGAACTTTAAACTGTAGTTTTAATGATTTATTTGAACTTGATTTTTCTAAAAATGCTAACCTAACAACTTTAAATTGTAGCAATAACGAATTATGCCAATTAAATGTAAAAAATGGCAATAACAGTAACGCCTCCGTAAATTTTAGCGGTAATTCAAACTTAAATTGTGTGGTTGTTGATAACCCATCAACCACATCAACAAACTGGATGCCTTTAGGCTTTTCAAATTATGTTAGCTCACAAAACCAATGCAGTAATTTTGTAAAGGTAGATACTTTAAATAATGTAGTTACTAATACTTCTTACACTTTACCAGTACTAAATAATGGTAACTATTTTACACAATCTGGGGGTAATGGCAGCCCTTTATTTGCTAGTGATATTATAACAACTTCACAAACGATATATATTTATAATGAATCGATTTGTACCACTAATGAAAGTCTTTTTAGTGTTTTAATTACTACTGAAGATTATTATATTCCAAAATATTTTACCCCAAATAATGATGGTGCACACGATGTTTGGAAAGTTCAAGATTTTAATAACACTATTAAAACTATTACTATTTTTGACCGCTATGGAAAACTTTTAAAGCATTTAGCTACGAATGCAACATGGGACGGAAATTTTAATGGGCAACCATTAACTCCAAACGATTATTGGTATGTCATTACCCTTAATACTGGCGAAACCATTAAAGGACATTTTACTTTAAAAAGATAA
- a CDS encoding head GIN domain-containing protein, with product MKRIILLAIILVSATTLAQKQIEKTIGEFNELKVYDLIEVELVKSSENKVIITGQNNQNVVINNKNGTLKIKMKFEEIFDGNNTKVTLHYKSLDIIDVNEGSKVSGKDTIKQFEIDLRAQEGGSIEVPLEVTYANIKAVTGGSIKATGTSKSQKVSLLTGGIYSGENLETNTTEVSINAAGEAHVKASKLVDVKVRAGGDVFIYGNPETVNESTVLGGRIKRMD from the coding sequence ATGAAACGTATTATCTTATTAGCGATTATCTTAGTATCAGCAACAACTTTAGCCCAAAAGCAAATTGAAAAAACCATAGGTGAGTTCAACGAACTTAAGGTTTATGATTTAATAGAAGTTGAATTGGTAAAATCCAGCGAAAACAAAGTTATTATTACAGGTCAAAACAATCAAAATGTTGTAATAAACAACAAAAATGGCACATTAAAAATTAAAATGAAATTTGAAGAAATTTTTGATGGCAATAACACAAAAGTTACTTTGCATTACAAGTCTTTAGACATTATAGATGTGAATGAAGGCTCAAAAGTATCTGGAAAAGATACGATTAAACAATTTGAAATAGATTTAAGAGCTCAAGAAGGTGGTAGTATTGAAGTTCCATTAGAGGTTACATATGCTAACATAAAAGCTGTGACAGGAGGAAGTATTAAAGCAACAGGTACTTCCAAATCACAAAAAGTGTCATTGCTTACAGGTGGAATTTACAGCGGTGAAAATCTTGAAACAAATACAACTGAAGTATCTATAAATGCAGCTGGTGAAGCACATGTAAAAGCATCAAAATTAGTGGATGTTAAAGTAAGAGCAGGAGGTGATGTTTTTATTTATGGAAACCCAGAAACTGTTAATGAAAGCACTGTTTTAGGTGGACGTATAAAACGAATGGATTAG
- the folB gene encoding dihydroneopterin aldolase: MGIIKVENIRVFAYHGCLKEETKIGSDYRVDLQVEANLQTSAKTDKLADTVDYVFLNRIIKQEMLIASHLLETVAKRILDRIFNEDKLVKKATVWISKLNPPIGGDVEKVTIKMTDKRKN; encoded by the coding sequence ATGGGAATTATAAAAGTTGAAAATATACGTGTATTTGCTTATCATGGTTGCTTAAAGGAAGAGACAAAAATTGGTAGTGATTACCGTGTAGATTTACAAGTTGAAGCTAATTTACAAACATCAGCAAAAACAGATAAACTTGCTGATACTGTTGATTATGTGTTTTTAAACCGCATTATAAAACAAGAAATGCTTATTGCTTCCCACCTACTTGAAACCGTTGCAAAACGTATTTTAGATAGAATTTTCAATGAAGATAAATTAGTAAAAAAAGCGACCGTTTGGATTAGTAAATTAAACCCTCCAATTGGAGGTGATGTTGAAAAAGTAACAATAAAAATGACCGATAAGCGTAAAAATTAA
- a CDS encoding LysE family translocator gives MFDDILAAIPFGIILAFTIGPVFFVLLETSATKGFRSALIFDCGVMLADIVFILVAFFSTSKLLETLKGDPSFLIFGGVLLVTYGFISFIKTSKSFRNIVKEYHKVEIKKGYGKLFLKGFLLNFINIGVLLGWVAFIVIANSITSSNDGVLVFLSTVLIVYFLIDLIKIVIAKKLKSRLTPRIIFKTKKIIALVILGFGFILFIQGFFPKEKEFIKEKLEKISPLK, from the coding sequence ATGTTTGATGACATTTTAGCGGCAATTCCTTTTGGAATCATTTTAGCTTTTACAATAGGCCCTGTATTTTTTGTGCTTCTTGAAACCAGTGCTACCAAAGGATTTAGAAGCGCTTTAATCTTTGATTGTGGTGTTATGCTAGCAGATATAGTATTCATTTTAGTAGCATTTTTTAGTACCAGCAAACTACTTGAAACACTTAAAGGCGATCCTAGTTTTTTAATATTTGGAGGCGTTTTATTAGTTACCTATGGGTTTATTTCATTTATAAAAACATCCAAATCATTTCGAAATATTGTTAAAGAATACCATAAAGTTGAAATAAAAAAAGGTTATGGAAAACTATTTTTAAAAGGATTTTTACTCAATTTTATTAACATTGGTGTTTTATTAGGATGGGTAGCATTTATAGTAATAGCTAATTCCATTACAAGTTCAAATGATGGTGTTTTGGTATTTTTAAGCACTGTTTTAATAGTTTACTTTTTAATTGATTTAATTAAAATAGTTATAGCAAAAAAACTGAAAAGCAGACTAACACCCCGTATCATATTTAAAACCAAAAAAATAATTGCTTTGGTAATACTAGGATTTGGCTTTATACTTTTTATTCAAGGGTTTTTTCCAAAAGAAAAGGAATTTATAAAAGAAAAATTAGAAAAGATAAGTCCTTTAAAATAA
- a CDS encoding ribonuclease R family protein: protein MTRNKKGKSKKGISNLTNTILSIIKKDRNQSFNYKQIAAKLGVSDASSRNQIIKKLAELAVKKEIEEVERGKFKAVMNTEYHTGILDLSGKGIGYVISEDFDDDVFIASNNINKALNGDEVEFYVYKRRHRGKLEGEITQVLKREKNEYVGVIQIQENKNFAFVIADSNKMYKDIFVPINKTLKAEDGDKVLVKLEDWPENADSPYGKVIQILGKPGEHNTEIHSILAEYGLPHEFPYEVEEFANKLNTSITTEEISKRRDMRQDLTFTIDPKDAKDFDDALSFKVLDNGLYEIGIHIADVSHYVQEGTVLDDEAYERATSIYLVDRVVPMLPEVLSNNACSLRPHEEKLTFSAVFHMNEKCEIKNEWFGRTVTYSDARFAYEEAQAIIEQNVTLSAVEVFQLDKINTSISKEVSLTGEAYNTLPEIAQAILKMDELAKKMRAKRMISGAISFDKVEVKFNLDENANPVGVFFKTSKDANKLIEEFMLLANRKVSEFIGKKDPKKTFVYRIHDEPDDSKLANLQGIVSKFGYKLNFKDRKTTSASLNYLLKEVSGKKEQNLVDTLTIRSMSKAEYSTQNIGHYGLAFDYYSHFTSPIRRYPDVMAHRLLQHYLDGGKSANETVYEEKCNHSSNMENLATKAERDSIKYMQIKFMQDHKDENFVGVISGVTDWGIYVEIIVNKCEGMVSVRDMNDDHYAFDQEQYAMVGRNRKIMYQLGDEVIVKVKNADLVKKHLDFNLIGKNE from the coding sequence ATGACAAGAAATAAAAAAGGGAAATCCAAAAAAGGCATTTCCAACCTTACAAATACTATTTTAAGTATTATTAAAAAAGATAGAAACCAGAGTTTTAACTATAAACAAATTGCTGCTAAATTAGGCGTAAGTGATGCCAGCAGTAGAAATCAAATTATAAAGAAGTTAGCTGAACTTGCTGTAAAAAAAGAAATTGAAGAAGTAGAACGTGGCAAGTTTAAAGCTGTCATGAATACTGAATACCACACAGGAATTTTAGATTTATCTGGAAAAGGTATCGGTTATGTTATTAGTGAAGATTTTGATGATGATGTATTTATAGCTTCAAATAATATTAACAAAGCCTTAAACGGTGATGAAGTAGAATTTTATGTTTATAAACGACGTCACCGTGGTAAATTAGAAGGTGAAATTACTCAAGTTTTAAAGCGTGAAAAAAACGAATATGTTGGAGTTATTCAAATTCAAGAAAATAAGAATTTTGCTTTTGTAATAGCCGATAGTAATAAAATGTACAAAGATATTTTTGTACCAATAAATAAGACTTTAAAAGCTGAAGATGGTGATAAAGTTTTGGTAAAACTTGAGGATTGGCCAGAGAATGCCGATTCCCCTTATGGGAAAGTCATTCAAATCTTAGGAAAACCTGGAGAGCATAACACAGAAATACATTCTATTTTAGCTGAATATGGATTGCCTCACGAATTTCCTTATGAAGTTGAAGAATTTGCTAATAAATTAAATACCTCTATTACTACTGAAGAAATTTCAAAACGTCGTGATATGCGACAGGATTTGACTTTTACTATCGATCCAAAAGATGCTAAAGATTTTGATGATGCTTTATCTTTTAAAGTTTTAGATAATGGTTTATATGAAATAGGCATTCATATTGCCGATGTATCACATTACGTTCAAGAAGGAACGGTTTTAGATGATGAAGCTTATGAACGTGCTACTTCTATTTATTTAGTAGATCGTGTCGTTCCTATGCTTCCTGAAGTGTTATCAAATAATGCCTGTTCTTTACGTCCACATGAAGAAAAATTAACTTTTTCTGCAGTGTTTCATATGAATGAAAAATGTGAGATTAAAAATGAATGGTTTGGAAGAACGGTAACCTATAGCGATGCTCGTTTTGCCTATGAAGAAGCACAGGCAATCATTGAGCAGAATGTCACACTGAGCGCAGTCGAAGTGTTTCAGTTAGATAAAATTAACACAAGCATTTCTAAAGAAGTTTCTCTTACGGGAGAAGCTTACAATACCTTACCGGAAATAGCACAAGCTATTTTAAAAATGGATGAATTAGCTAAAAAAATGCGTGCTAAACGTATGATTTCTGGTGCTATTTCTTTCGATAAAGTAGAGGTAAAGTTTAATTTAGATGAAAACGCAAACCCTGTTGGGGTGTTTTTTAAAACCAGTAAAGATGCTAATAAATTAATTGAAGAATTTATGCTATTAGCAAACCGAAAAGTATCAGAATTTATAGGAAAAAAAGATCCTAAAAAAACTTTCGTATATCGTATTCATGACGAACCAGACGATAGTAAATTAGCTAATTTACAAGGTATTGTATCTAAATTTGGATATAAACTAAATTTTAAAGACCGTAAAACAACATCAGCATCACTTAATTATTTATTAAAAGAAGTAAGTGGTAAAAAAGAACAAAATTTAGTAGATACTTTAACAATAAGAAGTATGAGTAAAGCTGAATATTCTACGCAGAATATTGGGCATTATGGATTAGCATTCGATTATTATAGTCATTTTACATCACCTATTCGTCGTTATCCTGATGTGATGGCGCATAGATTATTGCAACATTATTTAGATGGTGGAAAATCGGCTAACGAAACTGTTTACGAGGAAAAATGCAACCACTCCAGTAACATGGAAAATTTAGCAACCAAAGCAGAACGGGATTCTATAAAATACATGCAAATTAAATTCATGCAAGATCATAAAGATGAAAATTTTGTAGGTGTTATTTCAGGTGTAACCGATTGGGGCATTTATGTAGAAATAATAGTAAACAAATGTGAAGGTATGGTAAGTGTCCGTGATATGAATGATGACCATTATGCGTTTGACCAAGAACAATATGCTATGGTTGGTAGAAATAGAAAAATAATGTATCAATTAGGCGATGAAGTTATTGTAAAAGTTAAAAATGCTGATTTGGTTAAAAAACATCTTGATTTTAATTTAATAGGAAAAAATGAATAG
- a CDS encoding GNAT family N-acetyltransferase — protein sequence MIEIQIKTFSELTTEELYRILQLRSEVFVVEQDCIYQDIDGKDDKALHVLGIKNQQIIAYARLFKSGDYFEYASIGRVVVTKNQRRFNYGYEIMKASIEAIETYFNETTILISAQAYLKAFYKNCGFVEFSGIYLEDNIPHIMMIKEQVQLSDELSF from the coding sequence ATGATAGAAATCCAAATAAAAACTTTTTCAGAATTAACTACTGAAGAATTATACAGAATATTACAGCTTCGTAGTGAGGTTTTTGTTGTAGAACAAGATTGTATATATCAAGATATTGATGGGAAAGACGACAAAGCGCTGCATGTTTTAGGAATAAAAAACCAGCAAATAATAGCTTATGCTCGACTTTTTAAATCAGGCGATTATTTTGAATATGCCAGTATTGGTCGTGTTGTAGTTACAAAAAATCAACGGCGCTTTAACTACGGTTATGAAATAATGAAAGCTTCAATTGAAGCTATTGAAACTTATTTTAATGAAACAACCATACTAATTTCGGCGCAAGCGTATTTGAAAGCGTTTTATAAGAATTGTGGTTTTGTTGAATTTAGCGGCATATATTTAGAAGATAATATTCCACATATTATGATGATAAAGGAACAAGTTCAATTGTCTGATGAATTATCTTTTTAA
- the rpiB gene encoding ribose 5-phosphate isomerase B, whose translation MKISIGNDHAGTDYKFAIVKHLESKGYTVINYGTDGTDSVDYADFGHPVATDVETNKSDFGILICGSANGVAMAANKHQKIRAGLCWNKEIVHLIRSHNNANILCIPARFTAIQQAIEMVDVFLNTEFEGGRHQTRIDKIPVSC comes from the coding sequence ATGAAAATTTCTATAGGAAACGACCACGCAGGAACCGATTATAAATTTGCTATCGTAAAACATTTAGAATCAAAAGGATATACGGTTATTAACTATGGTACTGATGGTACTGATAGTGTAGATTATGCTGATTTTGGGCACCCTGTTGCTACCGATGTTGAAACTAATAAATCTGATTTTGGTATTTTAATTTGTGGTAGTGCTAATGGTGTTGCAATGGCCGCTAACAAACATCAAAAAATACGTGCTGGTTTATGTTGGAATAAAGAAATTGTACATCTTATTCGTAGTCATAATAATGCTAATATATTATGTATTCCGGCAAGGTTTACAGCCATACAACAGGCTATTGAAATGGTTGATGTTTTTTTAAATACAGAATTTGAAGGTGGTCGCCACCAAACACGTATTGATAAAATACCTGTGTCTTGTTAA
- a CDS encoding cation diffusion facilitator family transporter, whose protein sequence is MAHKHSHNHIHLYDIHKKDKNLMVSILLNTFITAAQVVGGLISGSLSLLSDALHNFSDVLSLIVSYAASKLSKKQASENRTFGYKRAEILAAFVNASTLIIVAIILIKEAIERFKHPQVIESNLVIWLALLAIVFNGLSVLLLKKDSKHNINVKSAYVHLLTDMLASIAVLIGGLLMKYFQLFWVDSVLTFLIAFYLIWMGYYLLKTSTKMLMLFTPEHINIHALVENIDALPKVKKLHHVHIWNLSDYELHLEAHLDLYEDVTISEFDSILRNIETVLQEQYHINHVTIQPEYNKNDPKEIIVQD, encoded by the coding sequence ATGGCACATAAACACTCCCATAATCATATACATCTTTATGATATTCATAAGAAAGATAAAAATCTTATGGTATCTATTCTTTTAAATACCTTTATAACTGCAGCTCAAGTAGTAGGTGGTTTAATTTCTGGTAGTTTATCATTATTAAGTGATGCATTACACAACTTTAGCGATGTACTTTCTTTAATAGTCAGTTATGCAGCTTCAAAATTATCAAAAAAACAAGCTTCAGAAAATAGAACTTTTGGGTACAAGCGCGCTGAAATTTTAGCCGCTTTTGTTAATGCATCAACGTTAATAATTGTAGCGATTATTTTAATAAAGGAAGCCATTGAACGTTTTAAACACCCACAAGTTATAGAATCTAATTTAGTTATTTGGTTAGCTTTATTAGCTATTGTATTTAATGGTTTAAGCGTGTTGTTGTTAAAAAAGGATTCTAAGCATAATATTAATGTAAAATCTGCTTATGTCCATTTATTAACCGATATGTTAGCAAGTATTGCAGTGCTTATAGGTGGTTTATTAATGAAATATTTTCAACTGTTTTGGGTTGATAGTGTACTTACTTTTTTAATTGCGTTTTATTTAATTTGGATGGGTTACTATTTATTAAAAACATCCACTAAAATGCTTATGTTATTTACACCAGAACACATCAACATACATGCTTTAGTTGAAAATATTGACGCCCTGCCCAAAGTTAAAAAGCTGCATCATGTACATATATGGAATTTAAGTGATTATGAATTACATTTAGAAGCGCATTTAGATTTATATGAAGATGTAACTATTTCAGAATTTGATAGTATATTACGTAACATAGAAACTGTTTTACAAGAGCAGTACCATATTAACCATGTAACTATTCAGCCAGAATATAATAAAAACGATCCTAAAGAAATTATTGTGCAAGATTAA
- a CDS encoding OmpA family protein encodes MNKQLVLLLLALQCMLVFSQNELTHEVYFDTDKYVILPTEESRLLLFISNLSDIEIESISIFGFCDDVGADSYNLRLSQQRANAIKTVFSNNEISEDLISNVDGKGKILLKIVEEKNVVKIRGLNRKVEIIVKPKPPKIVDLKKENKEKEEVKKKDAHELLKGELKVGDKIVFENILFKTGYSQIMPESKKILESIAHVLVERKDIYFTIQGHVCCTQNTRDAVDRKTKLRNLSEARAEFIYNYFIKKGVNKKRMRHIGLRRKFPLGGDPKFDRRVEIVITYVGK; translated from the coding sequence ATGAACAAACAACTGGTTTTATTATTATTAGCGCTTCAATGTATGCTTGTTTTTTCTCAAAATGAATTAACACACGAAGTCTATTTTGATACCGACAAATACGTTATTCTTCCAACCGAAGAAAGTCGTTTACTTCTCTTTATTTCAAACCTATCGGATATTGAGATTGAATCCATTTCCATTTTTGGTTTTTGTGATGATGTTGGTGCCGATTCTTATAATCTAAGACTATCGCAACAACGTGCCAATGCTATTAAAACCGTGTTTTCTAATAACGAAATTAGTGAAGACTTAATAAGCAATGTTGATGGTAAAGGCAAAATTTTATTAAAAATAGTTGAAGAAAAAAATGTTGTAAAAATTAGAGGTCTAAACCGAAAAGTAGAAATAATAGTAAAACCCAAACCTCCTAAAATAGTAGATCTTAAAAAGGAAAATAAAGAAAAAGAAGAAGTAAAAAAGAAAGACGCACACGAACTATTAAAAGGCGAGCTTAAAGTTGGCGATAAAATAGTGTTTGAAAATATTCTATTTAAGACAGGCTATAGCCAAATTATGCCAGAATCCAAAAAAATATTAGAATCTATTGCCCATGTTTTAGTGGAACGAAAAGATATTTACTTTACCATTCAAGGACATGTATGCTGCACCCAAAACACAAGGGATGCCGTAGATAGAAAAACCAAACTTCGCAACCTTTCCGAAGCCCGCGCCGAATTTATTTATAATTATTTTATAAAAAAAGGTGTGAATAAAAAACGCATGCGCCATATTGGTCTGCGTCGTAAATTTCCACTTGGTGGCGACCCAAAATTTGATCGACGTGTAGAAATAGTCATTACCTATGTGGGTAAATAA